A genomic segment from Halomonas sp. TA22 encodes:
- a CDS encoding cytochrome c: MRKLLASLAITMGAVGVAHAEIDGDPAAGRAMSQVCAACHGAEGISPSPSFPHIAGQQASYIAKQLIDIRDGNRVVPEMAGIVANYSDQDAHDVAAFYAQQEPNIGQAEAADELIARGQELYRAGDMSKGIPACAACHTPTGEGIGSAVYPALSGQFPAYTVSSLQEFANAERANDPNAIMRDIAAKMSDADMEAVANYIYGLHN, from the coding sequence ATGAGAAAGTTACTGGCAAGCCTGGCAATTACCATGGGCGCCGTTGGCGTGGCCCACGCAGAGATAGATGGCGATCCCGCCGCTGGACGTGCCATGTCACAGGTCTGTGCGGCCTGTCATGGCGCTGAGGGGATCAGCCCCTCCCCCTCCTTCCCGCATATCGCCGGGCAGCAGGCCTCCTATATCGCCAAGCAGTTGATAGACATTCGTGACGGTAATCGGGTGGTGCCAGAGATGGCCGGTATCGTCGCTAACTACAGTGATCAGGATGCGCATGATGTAGCGGCTTTCTATGCTCAGCAGGAGCCCAACATCGGCCAGGCCGAAGCGGCTGACGAGCTGATCGCCCGCGGCCAGGAGCTCTACCGCGCCGGCGATATGTCCAAGGGCATACCCGCCTGTGCGGCCTGCCACACCCCAACCGGTGAAGGCATCGGCAGTGCCGTCTATCCGGCGCTCTCGGGCCAGTTCCCGGCCTACACGGTCTCCTCCCTGCAGGAGTTCGCCAACGCCGAGCGTGCCAACGACCCCAATGCGATCATGCGCGATATCGCCGCCAAGATGAGCGATGCCGACATGGAAGCGGTGGCCAACTATATCTACGGTCTGCATAACTGA
- the yihA gene encoding ribosome biogenesis GTP-binding protein YihA/YsxC: MSHINYQTACFLTSAATLAQCPPDSGSEVAFAGRSNAGKSSAINALTQHKALARTSKTPGRTQLINFFSLAGGESQRLVDLPGYGFAKVPEQVKLEWQRHLADYLQRRQSLRGLVLVMDVRHPLSEFDETMLGWADEQDMAVHILLTKSDKLKRGAAKESLQKVRNRLREWEDLVSVQLFSSLKREGLDEARQRLDQWLAEDPAPQAQ, translated from the coding sequence ATGTCGCATATCAATTATCAAACCGCCTGCTTCCTGACCAGTGCCGCCACCCTGGCCCAGTGCCCGCCTGACAGCGGCTCGGAAGTCGCCTTCGCCGGGCGCTCCAACGCCGGCAAGTCGAGCGCCATCAATGCCCTGACCCAGCACAAGGCGCTGGCCAGAACCTCCAAGACGCCGGGACGTACCCAGTTGATCAACTTCTTCAGTCTGGCCGGCGGCGAGAGCCAGCGACTGGTGGATCTGCCCGGCTACGGCTTCGCCAAGGTGCCCGAGCAGGTCAAGCTCGAGTGGCAGCGCCACTTGGCCGACTATCTTCAGCGCCGCCAGTCACTGCGAGGCCTGGTTCTAGTGATGGACGTGCGTCACCCGCTCAGCGAATTCGACGAGACGATGCTCGGCTGGGCCGACGAGCAGGACATGGCCGTGCATATCCTGCTGACCAAATCCGATAAGCTCAAGCGGGGCGCGGCCAAGGAGTCGCTGCAGAAGGTGCGTAACCGCCTGCGTGAATGGGAGGATCTGGTCAGCGTGCAGCTCTTCTCCTCGCTCAAGCGCGAGGGGCTCGACGAAGCGCGCCAGCGTCTCGACCAATGGCTGGCCGAAGATCCAGCCCCGCAGGCGCAGTAA
- a CDS encoding tyrosine recombinase XerC — MPDSVLHASPLAEQAEAFLGELAATASPATVAAYRRDLDALARFAEQAGLTTWSALEIGLVRRFLGSERSRGLAPRSLARRRAAVSRFCTHLVAKAILSHNPVSLTQAPRQPRHLPHPVDIDLLGRFLDTPHDDSPLARRDQAMLELLYSSGLRLAELAALDVAHLQAQRVRVIGKGSKPRQVPVGGRARQALASWLELRDGLAAPGEPALFVAQHGRRLGHRAIQLRLAELARRRGLPEHLHPHRLRHSFASHLLESSQDLRAVQELLGHVNLSTTQIYTRLDWQHLAASYDAAHPRARRLCDSDDSAP, encoded by the coding sequence GTGCCTGATAGTGTCTTGCACGCCTCGCCGCTGGCCGAGCAGGCCGAGGCCTTCCTGGGTGAGCTCGCGGCAACCGCGAGTCCCGCCACCGTAGCCGCCTACCGCCGCGATCTCGACGCCTTGGCGCGCTTTGCAGAGCAGGCCGGCCTCACCACGTGGAGCGCCCTGGAGATCGGTCTGGTGAGACGCTTCCTGGGCAGCGAGCGCAGCCGCGGGCTGGCGCCGCGCAGCCTGGCCCGTCGGCGTGCCGCCGTGTCGCGCTTCTGCACCCATCTGGTGGCCAAGGCGATTCTTTCCCACAACCCGGTCAGCCTGACCCAGGCACCGCGCCAGCCTCGCCATCTGCCACATCCGGTGGATATCGACCTGCTCGGCCGCTTTCTCGATACGCCCCATGACGACTCGCCGCTCGCGCGGCGCGACCAGGCGATGCTCGAGCTGCTCTATTCCAGCGGCCTGCGCCTGGCCGAGCTGGCCGCGCTGGATGTCGCCCACCTGCAGGCACAACGCGTGCGCGTGATCGGCAAGGGCAGCAAGCCCCGCCAGGTACCGGTGGGTGGGCGCGCTCGCCAGGCCCTGGCGAGCTGGCTTGAGCTGCGCGATGGCCTGGCCGCCCCGGGGGAGCCGGCGCTGTTCGTCGCCCAGCATGGGCGCCGGCTCGGCCACCGAGCCATACAGCTGCGCCTGGCCGAGCTGGCGCGCCGTCGCGGCCTGCCGGAGCATCTGCACCCGCACCGTCTGCGTCACTCCTTCGCCAGCCATCTGCTGGAGTCGAGCCAGGATCTGCGCGCCGTCCAAGAGCTGCTCGGACACGTCAACCTCTCGACGACCCAGATCTATACCCGGCTCGACTGGCAGCACCTGGCCGCCAGCTACGATGCCGCCCACCCCCGTGCCCGACGTCTTTGCGATAGCGACGACAGCGCGCCCTGA
- a CDS encoding DUF484 family protein → MARAPAPEPRQTLNPDRVAQWLARHPDFFVGREGLLQQLKVPHPGTQGTTSLLERLVHDLRQRAESAEWRLEQLLDSARHNEGQYRRIREMVLALLEAEDSDAMGQALATQLSERFKTPAVALWCPASLTDHEPHPPQAPRHVLDNAAGQRLAALLDGRTSRCTRLTCTDWKRLLPHVPVPRQGGSCAVTRLCLGEPLGYLVLASPDPEHFRATLDTLFTEYLGDVVARLLVRHGGNSA, encoded by the coding sequence ATGGCTCGCGCTCCGGCTCCCGAACCGCGCCAGACACTGAACCCCGACCGAGTCGCCCAATGGTTGGCCCGTCATCCCGATTTTTTCGTCGGTCGCGAAGGACTGCTCCAGCAGCTCAAGGTGCCCCACCCCGGCACCCAGGGCACCACTTCGCTGCTCGAACGCTTGGTGCACGACCTGCGCCAGCGTGCCGAGAGCGCCGAGTGGCGACTCGAGCAGCTGCTCGACTCGGCACGCCACAACGAGGGCCAGTACCGGCGCATCCGCGAGATGGTGCTGGCCCTGCTGGAGGCCGAGGACAGCGACGCCATGGGCCAGGCGTTGGCCACCCAGCTCAGCGAACGCTTCAAGACCCCGGCGGTGGCACTGTGGTGCCCGGCGAGCCTCACCGATCACGAGCCTCACCCCCCTCAAGCACCGCGCCATGTGCTCGACAATGCCGCCGGCCAGCGCCTGGCCGCCTTGCTCGATGGGCGCACCAGTCGCTGTACCCGGCTCACCTGTACCGACTGGAAGCGCCTGCTACCGCACGTACCGGTCCCACGGCAGGGCGGTTCCTGCGCCGTGACACGGCTGTGTCTGGGTGAACCGTTGGGTTACCTGGTACTGGCGAGCCCCGATCCGGAGCACTTCCGTGCCACCCTCGACACCCTGTTCACCGAGTACTTGGGCGACGTGGTGGCACGCCTGCTGGTGCGCCATGGCGGCAACAGTGCCTGA
- the dapF gene encoding diaminopimelate epimerase, giving the protein MLLHFTKMHGLGNDFMVIDLVTQRARLRSEQIQQLADRHFGIGFDQLLIVEPPLDPDMDFRYRIFNADGSEVENCGNGARCFARFVRDQRLTHKHCIRVETSGGPLTLEVEEDGRVTVDMGVPRFAPQALPFDAEADAPLHSLDVAGQRLEIGVVSMGNPHAVLQVESVDEAPVAHLGPLIERHPRFPKRVNAGFMQVVSRHEIRLRVFERGSGETLACGTGACAAVASGIRQGLLASPVTVHLPGGDLSIEWADGEAPLRMTGPAERVFDGRVALA; this is encoded by the coding sequence ATGCTGCTGCATTTCACCAAGATGCATGGGCTTGGCAACGACTTCATGGTGATCGACCTGGTCACCCAGCGTGCCCGGCTGCGCAGCGAGCAGATCCAGCAACTCGCCGATCGCCACTTCGGCATCGGCTTCGATCAGTTGCTGATCGTCGAGCCGCCGTTGGACCCGGACATGGACTTCCGCTATCGGATATTCAATGCTGATGGCAGCGAGGTGGAGAACTGCGGCAACGGTGCACGCTGCTTTGCGCGTTTCGTGCGCGACCAGCGCTTGACCCATAAGCACTGCATCCGCGTCGAGACCAGCGGCGGCCCGCTGACATTGGAGGTCGAGGAGGATGGCCGCGTGACCGTGGACATGGGCGTTCCGCGCTTTGCCCCGCAGGCGCTGCCCTTCGATGCCGAAGCGGACGCGCCCCTGCACTCCCTGGATGTGGCGGGGCAGCGCCTGGAGATCGGCGTGGTGTCGATGGGCAATCCACATGCCGTACTGCAGGTCGAGAGCGTAGATGAGGCGCCGGTCGCTCACCTGGGGCCGCTGATCGAACGTCATCCGCGCTTTCCCAAGCGGGTCAATGCCGGCTTCATGCAGGTCGTGTCACGCCATGAGATTCGCTTGCGGGTCTTCGAGCGCGGCTCGGGCGAAACACTGGCCTGCGGTACCGGGGCCTGCGCGGCGGTGGCCAGCGGCATTCGCCAGGGCCTGCTCGCAAGTCCGGTCACGGTGCACCTGCCGGGTGGCGACTTGAGTATCGAGTGGGCAGACGGTGAAGCACCGCTACGCATGACCGGGCCCGCCGAACGCGTTTTTGACGGCCGCGTCGCACTGGCCTGA
- the lysA gene encoding diaminopimelate decarboxylase, whose translation MDHFEYRNGEMYAEDVPLSQLAERFGTPCYVYSRATLERHFRAYTEALGNHPHLICYAVKANSNLAVLNLLARLGAGFDIVSLGELERVLAAGGDPAKVVFSGVAKQEAEMVRALEVGIKCFNVESLPELERLDAVAGRLGKLAPVSLRVNPDVDAKTHPYISTGLKANKFGIAVDEALSVYETAAAMANVQVVGLDCHIGSQLTELSPFLDALDRLLVLLDKLHARGIEIEHLDLGGGLGVPYQGEQPPAPFDYAASLLERLSRWEGGRPLTLLFEPGRSIAANAGVLLTRVEYLKPGEEKNFAIVDAGMNDLIRPALYQAWQQILPADTRTSRETQHYDVVGPVCETGDFLGKDRALAIAPGDLLVVRSAGAYGFVMASNYNSRPKPAEVMVDGDQAHLVRRREPLEALWAGESLLPGGEGSD comes from the coding sequence ATGGACCACTTCGAATACCGCAACGGTGAAATGTATGCCGAGGATGTCCCGCTGTCGCAGCTGGCCGAGCGTTTCGGCACCCCCTGCTACGTCTACTCCCGCGCCACCCTGGAGCGTCACTTCCGCGCTTATACCGAGGCTCTGGGCAATCACCCGCACCTGATATGCTACGCGGTTAAGGCCAACTCCAACCTCGCGGTGCTCAACCTGCTGGCAAGACTCGGCGCCGGCTTCGACATCGTCTCACTGGGCGAGCTGGAGCGGGTGCTGGCCGCAGGTGGCGACCCCGCCAAGGTGGTCTTCTCCGGCGTCGCCAAGCAGGAAGCGGAGATGGTCCGGGCTCTGGAGGTCGGCATCAAGTGCTTCAATGTCGAGTCGCTGCCCGAACTCGAGCGACTTGACGCCGTGGCCGGCAGGCTCGGCAAGCTGGCGCCGGTGTCGCTGCGCGTCAATCCCGATGTCGACGCCAAGACCCACCCCTACATCTCCACCGGGCTCAAGGCCAACAAGTTCGGCATCGCCGTGGACGAAGCGCTATCGGTTTATGAAACGGCTGCCGCGATGGCCAACGTGCAAGTGGTGGGGCTTGATTGCCATATCGGCTCCCAGCTCACCGAACTCTCGCCGTTTCTCGACGCCCTCGACCGGTTGCTGGTGCTGCTCGACAAGCTCCATGCCCGCGGCATCGAGATCGAGCATCTCGACCTTGGTGGCGGACTTGGCGTGCCCTACCAGGGCGAACAACCCCCGGCGCCCTTCGACTACGCCGCCTCGCTGCTCGAGCGCCTCTCACGCTGGGAAGGGGGCCGGCCGTTGACCCTGTTGTTCGAACCAGGCCGCTCGATTGCCGCCAATGCCGGCGTGCTGCTGACTCGGGTCGAATACCTCAAGCCCGGCGAGGAGAAGAACTTTGCCATCGTCGACGCCGGCATGAACGACCTGATCCGCCCCGCGCTCTACCAGGCGTGGCAGCAGATTCTGCCGGCCGACACCCGCACGTCGCGCGAGACACAGCACTACGATGTGGTCGGCCCGGTATGCGAAACCGGCGACTTCCTGGGCAAGGATCGTGCCCTTGCGATTGCGCCTGGCGACCTGCTGGTGGTGCGCTCGGCCGGCGCCTACGGCTTCGTGATGGCCTCGAACTACAACAGCCGCCCCAAGCCTGCCGAGGTGATGGTCGATGGCGACCAGGCCCACCTGGTGCGCCGTCGCGAGCCTCTTGAGGCACTGTGGGCCGGCGAGTCGCTGCTTCCCGGCGGTGAGGGGAGCGACTGA
- the argH gene encoding argininosuccinate lyase, translating to MTKSTNQSWGGRFSEPTDAFVERFTASVSFDQRLAHHDIRGSIAHATMLAGVGVLSEAERDAIVEGLNEIAGEIERGEFEWSMKLEDVHMNIEARLTDKIGITGKKLHTGRSRNDQVATDIRLFLRDEIDAVDAELTRLRQGMIELADREADTIMPGFTHLQTAQPVTFGHHLLAWQEMVARDQERLRDCRGRVNVMPLGAAALAGTTYPIDRHVTAELLGFTRPAENSLDAVSDRDFAIEFTAFASILLMHLSRMSEELILWTSAQFDFIDLPDRFCTGSSIMPQKKNPDVPELVRGKTGRVYGHLMGLLTLMKSQPLAYNKDNQEDKEPLFDTLDTVKGCLRAFADMVPAIVAKPDSMKEAARRGFSTATDLADYLVRKGVAFRDAHEIVGQSVAFGLREKRDLAEMSLEELRQFSDQIDADVFEILTLEGSVAARNHIGGTAPNQVRAAAQRARDALAALDEKH from the coding sequence ATGACGAAGTCTACCAACCAGTCCTGGGGCGGACGCTTCAGCGAACCCACCGACGCCTTTGTCGAGCGCTTTACCGCCTCGGTGAGTTTCGACCAGCGCCTGGCGCACCACGACATCCGCGGTTCCATCGCCCACGCCACCATGCTGGCCGGGGTCGGGGTACTGAGCGAGGCCGAGCGTGACGCCATCGTCGAGGGCCTCAACGAGATCGCCGGAGAGATCGAGCGCGGCGAGTTCGAGTGGTCGATGAAGCTCGAAGACGTGCACATGAATATCGAGGCACGCCTGACCGACAAGATCGGCATCACCGGCAAGAAGCTTCACACCGGCCGTTCGCGCAACGACCAGGTGGCTACCGATATCCGTCTTTTCCTGCGTGACGAGATCGACGCGGTCGATGCCGAACTGACACGCCTGCGCCAAGGGATGATCGAGCTGGCCGACCGCGAGGCCGATACCATCATGCCCGGCTTCACCCATCTGCAGACCGCCCAGCCGGTCACCTTCGGCCACCACCTGCTGGCCTGGCAGGAGATGGTCGCCCGCGACCAGGAGCGCCTGCGCGACTGCCGGGGCCGGGTCAACGTGATGCCGCTGGGCGCCGCGGCCCTTGCCGGCACCACCTATCCGATCGATCGCCACGTCACCGCCGAGCTGCTCGGCTTTACCCGCCCCGCCGAGAACTCGCTGGACGCGGTGAGCGATCGTGACTTCGCCATCGAATTCACCGCCTTTGCCAGCATCCTGCTGATGCACCTGTCGCGGATGAGCGAGGAGCTGATCCTGTGGACCAGCGCCCAGTTCGACTTCATCGATCTGCCCGACCGCTTCTGTACCGGCTCATCGATCATGCCACAGAAGAAGAACCCCGACGTGCCGGAGCTGGTGCGTGGCAAGACCGGGCGCGTCTACGGTCACCTGATGGGGCTGCTGACGCTGATGAAGTCACAGCCGCTGGCCTACAACAAGGACAACCAGGAGGACAAGGAGCCGCTGTTCGATACCCTCGACACGGTCAAGGGGTGCCTGCGGGCATTCGCCGACATGGTGCCGGCCATCGTGGCCAAGCCAGACAGCATGAAGGAAGCCGCACGGCGCGGCTTCTCCACCGCCACCGATCTTGCCGACTATCTGGTGCGCAAGGGTGTCGCCTTCCGTGACGCTCATGAGATCGTCGGTCAATCGGTCGCCTTCGGCCTTCGCGAGAAGCGCGACCTGGCCGAGATGAGCCTCGAGGAGCTGCGCCAGTTCTCCGATCAGATCGACGCGGACGTGTTCGAGATACTGACACTGGAGGGCTCGGTGGCGGCGCGCAACCATATCGGTGGCACCGCCCCGAACCAGGTACGCGCCGCGGCGCAGCGCGCCCGGGATGCACTGGCGGCTCTCGATGAGAAGCACTGA
- the hemC gene encoding hydroxymethylbilane synthase: MAAISTLRIATRKSLLALWQAEHVRDRLMAEHPGLQVELVPMSTRGDVILDTPLAKVGGKGLFVKELEEAMLDGRADIAVHSMKDVPMHFPEGLGLSVILPGAEPTDAFVSNDYASLDALPEGARIGTSSLRRGLQMRERRPDLEILSLRGNVQTRLGKLDAGEFDAIILATSGLRRLGLGDRIAMELPPEVCLPACGQGALGIECRSDDAEIISLLAPLDDPDTATRVRAERAMNTRLEGGCQVPIGGHAIFENDGHTLWLRALVGNPDGSQVLRAEGRGNASEPETLGIRVAEDLLDQGAGEILAEIYGSEEF, encoded by the coding sequence GTGGCTGCCATTTCCACGCTGCGAATCGCCACCCGCAAGAGCCTACTGGCCTTGTGGCAGGCTGAGCATGTCCGCGACCGACTGATGGCCGAGCATCCTGGGCTCCAGGTAGAGCTGGTGCCGATGTCCACCCGGGGCGACGTGATTCTCGATACTCCGCTGGCCAAGGTCGGCGGCAAGGGGCTTTTCGTCAAGGAGCTCGAAGAGGCGATGCTCGACGGTCGTGCCGATATCGCCGTGCACTCGATGAAGGATGTGCCGATGCACTTCCCCGAGGGGCTCGGCCTCTCGGTGATCCTGCCGGGAGCCGAACCCACCGATGCCTTCGTCTCCAACGACTACGCCTCGCTGGACGCGCTGCCCGAAGGGGCGCGCATTGGTACCTCGAGCCTGCGCCGCGGTCTGCAGATGCGCGAGCGGCGTCCCGACCTCGAGATATTGAGCCTGCGCGGCAACGTCCAGACGCGGTTGGGCAAGCTCGATGCTGGCGAATTCGATGCGATCATCCTCGCCACCTCCGGCTTGCGCCGCCTGGGACTGGGCGATCGCATCGCCATGGAGTTGCCGCCGGAGGTGTGTCTGCCGGCCTGTGGCCAGGGGGCACTGGGCATAGAGTGCCGCAGCGACGACGCCGAGATCATCTCACTGCTGGCGCCTCTCGACGACCCGGATACTGCCACCCGCGTACGCGCCGAGCGGGCCATGAACACCCGCCTGGAAGGGGGCTGTCAGGTGCCCATCGGGGGGCATGCGATCTTCGAGAATGATGGGCATACCTTGTGGCTACGTGCCTTGGTGGGCAACCCCGACGGCTCGCAGGTGCTGCGCGCGGAAGGGCGGGGCAACGCCAGTGAACCCGAAACGCTGGGTATTCGCGTCGCGGAGGATCTGCTCGATCAGGGGGCCGGTGAGATCCTCGCCGAGATTTATGGCAGCGAAGAGTTCTGA
- a CDS encoding uroporphyrinogen-III synthase yields the protein MAAKSSEFRPRVLLTRPGERGQRLAEAFSTHAVEALALDVMSHQLLPETPAQRSIWLDIDQYRRIVVVSPFAAECLADALDRYWPQLPLGPSFYAVGAATAEVLHQRLGVRVHVPMPERGETSEALLALPSLAALDEQKVLLVAGEGGRPLLAEALVARGAQLARLALYRRVLLPPEGEAREWLAQGDYAALVISSGEVLEYLAGWCGSKALNQPLIVSSRRLATLADSLGFAEVRVAGGASVAALMAAVLSACDLDDAEDDHDDLEKG from the coding sequence ATGGCAGCGAAGAGTTCTGAGTTCCGACCGCGCGTCCTGCTGACTCGCCCCGGCGAGCGCGGCCAGCGCTTGGCCGAGGCGTTCTCGACACACGCTGTCGAGGCGCTGGCCCTTGACGTGATGTCCCACCAGTTGCTTCCTGAAACACCGGCCCAGCGCAGTATCTGGTTGGATATCGATCAGTATCGGCGCATCGTGGTGGTCAGCCCCTTCGCCGCCGAGTGCCTGGCCGATGCGCTGGATCGCTATTGGCCACAGCTGCCGCTGGGGCCGAGCTTCTATGCCGTGGGTGCCGCCACGGCCGAGGTCCTTCACCAACGCCTTGGCGTTAGGGTGCATGTACCGATGCCGGAGCGGGGAGAAACCAGCGAAGCCTTGCTGGCGCTGCCCTCCCTGGCTGCTCTTGATGAGCAGAAAGTGCTGCTGGTGGCGGGGGAGGGGGGGCGGCCGCTTTTGGCTGAGGCTCTGGTCGCACGTGGTGCTCAGTTGGCGCGCCTGGCACTCTATCGGCGCGTCTTGTTGCCGCCCGAAGGCGAGGCCAGGGAGTGGCTGGCGCAGGGCGACTACGCCGCACTAGTGATCTCAAGCGGTGAAGTGCTCGAATATCTGGCAGGATGGTGTGGGTCGAAGGCGTTGAACCAACCGCTAATCGTGTCCAGTCGCCGTTTGGCTACACTGGCAGACAGCCTGGGTTTCGCTGAGGTGCGCGTCGCGGGGGGCGCATCGGTCGCCGCCCTGATGGCAGCGGTGCTGAGTGCCTGCGACCTGGATGACGCAGAAGACGATCATGACGATCTAGAAAAGGGCTAG
- a CDS encoding uroporphyrinogen-III C-methyltransferase, producing the protein MSKQPNDQDEKQTSSDATPQASASANSGVNKGADSDAKRTDETHAVASGASAVAKPDDKAKSDESGKPDKPEKGRSEARSRRRRGRSGGGSSSDSSIAAAPPGAILADTSSAELARAEQGEPATVSPNTSSNASTAEPAKPNTGKPDSNTPGKDKPAQDNVADPQKKVPPKSQSDETKPAGTAGVGGGSGRSGAGGPPRDTRRGGGKFGLAALVLAIVVGAALMVFAWQAWERLDAQQQRLAELESGQQASGDNISEIESRLGQSADQRDAALDEALQSMRQEFGSYREEVNETLDRVLSELSSVQETDEREWLHAEAAYLLRLANQRLQLERDVEGSAALLRTADARLVDADNPALMPIRRAIASELAELDAVPRIDRTGLYLSLDAQQQQLSRLPLNQDIEQLAAAPGDDSPPTGTWQQQLSRFGGELRDLVTVRRHDEALEALISPQQESYLRQNVRLLVEQAQLALLQEEQTLYEASLDKAMELVERYYDTDRDGVQRSLERLSELRDASIRPELPDISGSQQALAEFIERRFNGGTAEENGGQGDDA; encoded by the coding sequence ATGAGTAAGCAACCAAATGATCAGGACGAAAAGCAAACGTCATCCGATGCCACGCCACAGGCTTCTGCCAGTGCCAACAGCGGTGTCAATAAAGGCGCCGACAGCGACGCCAAGCGCACCGATGAGACGCATGCCGTCGCCTCGGGTGCCAGCGCTGTCGCCAAGCCTGATGATAAAGCCAAGTCTGACGAGAGCGGCAAGCCCGACAAGCCCGAAAAGGGCCGTTCGGAAGCGCGCTCGCGTCGCCGTCGCGGCCGGTCCGGCGGCGGCTCATCGTCCGATTCATCAATCGCTGCCGCTCCCCCGGGCGCTATTCTCGCCGATACTAGTAGTGCCGAACTGGCCCGTGCCGAGCAGGGCGAGCCGGCCACGGTGAGTCCGAACACGTCATCGAATGCCAGCACAGCGGAACCGGCCAAGCCCAACACTGGCAAGCCGGACTCAAACACGCCGGGTAAGGATAAACCTGCCCAGGATAACGTGGCCGACCCGCAGAAGAAGGTTCCGCCCAAATCGCAAAGCGACGAGACCAAACCCGCCGGTACGGCGGGCGTTGGCGGTGGAAGCGGTCGATCGGGAGCGGGGGGGCCGCCACGCGACACGCGCCGCGGTGGCGGCAAGTTCGGTCTGGCGGCACTGGTGCTGGCGATCGTGGTCGGAGCCGCCTTGATGGTATTTGCCTGGCAGGCCTGGGAGCGCCTGGATGCCCAGCAGCAGCGGCTGGCCGAGCTCGAGTCGGGCCAGCAGGCCAGTGGCGATAACATCAGCGAGATCGAGTCGCGTCTCGGGCAGAGTGCCGATCAGCGCGACGCAGCCCTCGACGAGGCGCTGCAGAGCATGCGTCAGGAGTTCGGCAGCTATCGCGAGGAGGTCAACGAGACTCTCGATCGCGTACTCAGTGAGCTTTCCAGCGTGCAGGAGACCGACGAGCGCGAGTGGCTGCATGCCGAAGCGGCCTATCTGTTGCGCCTCGCCAACCAGCGTCTGCAGCTGGAGCGCGACGTGGAGGGCTCCGCCGCGCTGCTGCGCACCGCCGATGCTCGCCTGGTCGATGCCGACAACCCCGCGCTCATGCCGATACGTCGCGCGATCGCCTCCGAGCTGGCTGAGCTCGACGCCGTGCCGCGTATCGATCGTACCGGTCTCTACCTGAGTCTCGATGCCCAGCAGCAGCAGCTTTCGCGCCTGCCGCTGAATCAGGATATCGAACAGCTCGCCGCCGCGCCCGGCGATGATTCACCGCCTACGGGCACCTGGCAGCAGCAGCTTTCGCGATTCGGTGGCGAGCTGCGCGATCTGGTCACCGTGCGTCGACACGACGAGGCGCTCGAAGCGCTGATCTCGCCCCAGCAGGAGTCCTATCTGCGCCAGAACGTGCGTCTGCTGGTCGAGCAGGCCCAGCTGGCGCTGCTGCAGGAGGAGCAGACGCTCTACGAGGCCAGCCTCGACAAGGCGATGGAGCTCGTCGAGCGCTACTACGATACTGACCGCGACGGCGTGCAGCGCTCGCTCGAGCGATTGAGCGAGCTGCGCGATGCGAGCATACGCCCCGAGCTGCCGGACATCAGTGGCTCCCAGCAGGCGTTGGCGGAGTTCATCGAGCGGCGCTTCAATGGCGGGACGGCCGAGGAGAATGGCGGCCAGGGAGATGACGCATGA